GCCGAGATCCACCCCGTCGCCGTACATGTGCCGTGAGTCGGATGAACCGCCCACCGCGCTGTTGCACGAGATGCTGCGGAAGCCGCTGGTCACGCGGATCGGCTGGTCACCGAGCGCGTGCCGCATCGCCTGGAGCTTCCACATCGACACCAGCGCGTTGAACTTGGCCGTCGCCGCGGACACCTTGCCACCCGACCAGGTCGAGTTGCAGTTGTTCAACTCCCCGTACGAGAAGTTGATCGGCGTGCAGTCGTCGTCCTGGAGCGCGTAGAGCTTCGAGAAGGTGGCATTGCCGGCCACGCCGTCCGCCGCCAGCCCGTAGGCCTGCTGGAAACGCACGACCGCGGACTTCGTGGCGGGGCCGAACGAGCCGTCCAGGCCGAGCACCCCGCCGTAGCCGGGGTAGCCGGACAGCCGGATCTGCAACTGGCGCACGTCCTCGCCGGTCGCTCCTTGCGAGAGCGTTCGGTTCCACGTGTAGCAGCCGTCGGCTTGAGCCGTTCCTCCGCCGGCCACCACTACGACGGCGACAAGGGCTAACGAGGCGATATACGAAACGAGTCGGAGCACAGGACCTCCAGACAGGGTTGGGGGACGGGTCTGGAGCCTTGCGGAGACGAAAACTTACGTCAATCTGTCCTGGATGTCTGAATATTTCACACATCGCGAACAGTTTGTGAACAACCTGCGACCGTGGCCCGTGCACGCGTCGATCACCGGGGTGGCGCCTTCGGTCCCGTGCGGGCCAGCGTGCGGGTGTGCCCGCGTGATCGCACCACAGGCGCGTGCGACGGTAAAGGCTGGGACTCCGGCGGCGCCAGGTGCTGCGGCGGACGTGGTGGCCCGCTCGCGGCCACCTTGTTCTGCCGCCACAGCTCCGTGGACAGCTTGATCATCGCGGTGGGCGCGTCCAGCCCGACCATGCCGACCAGACGGCCGTCGCTGATGAACCCGGTGATGGTCCGGTGGTCCTTCTGCGACCCGGCCAACGTCGTCGTGTCCGTGCCCATCGCGGGCAGGCCCGAGCCCTGGATGCGCATCCCGTACTGCTCCGTCCAGAACCGGGGGACGGGGGTGAACGGCCGCGAAGACTCCCTGCCCGCCAACAGGTTCTCCGCGGCCGCCCGACCCATTTCCACCGCGTTGAGCCAGTGCTCCACCCGACGCGGCTGCCCTCCGAACCGGAGGTTCGGCCACCGCGCGACGTCACCGGCGGCCACGATGTCGGTCCCGCCGACCACGTGGCACGTCGGGTCGCACAGCACGCCGTCCTCCAGCACCAGACCCGACCCGCGCAGCCAGGCGACCGACGGCGACGCGCCCACCGCGATCACCACGACCGCGGCGAAGAACACCTGCCCGTCGGACAGGTGGATGGCGACCCCACCCGACTGCCGCACCCAGTGCCGGATCTTCACGCCCATCGCCATCCGGACACCGCGCGCCCGGTGCGCCTCGGTGACCGTGTCCGCGATGTTCTTGCCGACCGCGCTGCCCAGCAACGTGGACGACCGGCTCACGATGGCCACGTCACGCCCCATCGTCTTCACCGACGCCGCCATCTCGCAGCCGATGAGTCCGCCGCCGATCACCACGATCAGCCCCTGCGTCGAGTTGATCGCCCGCTTGATCGCGATCGCGTCGTCCACCGTCCGCAGCACGTGAATCCGTGGGTCCTGCCGCGGCGCGCCCGCGAGGTGCCGCGGCTCGACGCCGGTCGCGATGATCAGCCCGTCGTACTTCAGCTCCTCGCCACCGGGCAGTCCGACCACGTGCCGGTCCGGCTCCAGGTGCGTCGCGCCCGTGCCCAGCCGCCACACCGCGTCCAGCTCACGGC
This is a stretch of genomic DNA from Saccharothrix ecbatanensis. It encodes these proteins:
- a CDS encoding NAD(P)/FAD-dependent oxidoreductase → MKNEERVVIAGGGLAGLRAGERLRELGFRGEIVIVGAERHLPYHRPALSKEAINGELIASDLRLTISRELDAVWRLGTGATHLEPDRHVVGLPGGEELKYDGLIIATGVEPRHLAGAPRQDPRIHVLRTVDDAIAIKRAINSTQGLIVVIGGGLIGCEMAASVKTMGRDVAIVSRSSTLLGSAVGKNIADTVTEAHRARGVRMAMGVKIRHWVRQSGGVAIHLSDGQVFFAAVVVIAVGASPSVAWLRGSGLVLEDGVLCDPTCHVVGGTDIVAAGDVARWPNLRFGGQPRRVEHWLNAVEMGRAAAENLLAGRESSRPFTPVPRFWTEQYGMRIQGSGLPAMGTDTTTLAGSQKDHRTITGFISDGRLVGMVGLDAPTAMIKLSTELWRQNKVAASGPPRPPQHLAPPESQPLPSHAPVVRSRGHTRTLARTGPKAPPR
- a CDS encoding D-Ala-D-Ala carboxypeptidase family metallohydrolase gives rise to the protein MASLALVAVVVVAGGGTAQADGCYTWNRTLSQGATGEDVRQLQIRLSGYPGYGGVLGLDGSFGPATKSAVVRFQQAYGLAADGVAGNATFSKLYALQDDDCTPINFSYGELNNCNSTWSGGKVSAATAKFNALVSMWKLQAMRHALGDQPIRVTSGFRSISCNSAVGGSSDSRHMYGDGVDLGAGSHSLCRMAQQARYHGFRGILGPGYPGHGDHTHVDHRSSRFWSASACGI